Proteins from a genomic interval of Candidatus Dormiibacterota bacterium:
- the pheS gene encoding phenylalanine--tRNA ligase subunit alpha, giving the protein MTQGVAGELQQLRASARDRIEAATDYRALEDLRVGLLGKKGELTAILRRLGSLPAADRAAAGSEANQLKADIFQWINQRMGGLEAKRHTALGDTEWVDLSFVPNPVRRGHLHPLTLILREVKAIFSRLGYEVALGPQVEDEFHNFEALNIPEEHPARDTMDSFYVEADKLLLRTHTSPVQIRYMQSHKPPIRIIAPGAVYRRDATDPSHGAQFYQFEGLVVDHDIRLSDLKGTIEYFARSLFGPDRRIRIVGDHFPFTEPSIGAAVSCGICGGTGCRSCKGGWLEILGAGMVHPQVLRNGGIDPEHYSGFAFGAGLDRLAMLKYNVTDLRLFLENDVRFLRQF; this is encoded by the coding sequence TTGACGCAGGGTGTTGCGGGCGAACTCCAGCAGCTCAGGGCGAGCGCGCGCGACCGCATCGAGGCCGCGACCGACTACAGGGCGCTCGAAGACCTTCGCGTCGGCTTGCTCGGGAAGAAGGGTGAGCTGACCGCGATCCTCAGGCGGCTCGGAAGCCTACCGGCTGCCGACCGGGCCGCCGCCGGGTCGGAGGCGAATCAGCTCAAGGCAGACATCTTTCAGTGGATCAACCAGCGGATGGGCGGGCTCGAGGCGAAACGCCACACCGCTCTGGGCGATACCGAGTGGGTCGACCTGTCGTTTGTGCCGAACCCGGTGCGCCGCGGTCACCTGCATCCCCTGACGCTGATCCTGCGCGAGGTGAAGGCGATCTTTTCCCGGCTCGGCTACGAGGTCGCGCTGGGCCCCCAGGTGGAGGATGAGTTTCACAACTTCGAGGCACTCAACATTCCCGAGGAACATCCCGCGCGCGACACGATGGATAGCTTCTACGTCGAGGCCGACAAGCTGCTGCTCCGTACGCACACGTCACCGGTGCAGATCCGCTACATGCAGAGCCACAAGCCGCCGATCCGGATCATCGCCCCCGGCGCCGTCTACCGCCGTGACGCGACGGATCCCTCGCACGGCGCGCAGTTCTATCAATTCGAGGGTCTCGTCGTGGATCACGATATCCGGCTCTCCGACCTGAAGGGGACGATCGAGTATTTCGCACGCTCGCTCTTCGGTCCCGACCGGCGCATTCGAATCGTGGGTGATCACTTCCCCTTCACCGAGCCGAGCATCGGAGCGGCCGTTTCCTGCGGAATCTGCGGTGGCACGGGCTGTCGCAGCTGTAAGGGCGGCTGGCTGGAGATCCTGGGCGCCGGGATGGTACATCCCCAGGTGCTTCGCAACGGTGGCATCGACCCGGAGCATTACTCCGGCTTCGCCTTTGGCGCCGGGTTGGACCGGCTGGCGATGCTCAAGTACAACGTGACCGACCTTCGCCTGTTCCTCGAGAACGACGTGCGTTTTCTGCGGCAATTCTGA
- the rpmI gene encoding 50S ribosomal protein L35 codes for MPKLRTHRASAKRFRMTKTGKIVRPHAQKSHLLGHKSPRRKRQYSKLLVLTGKDARRLRRAAPYMKDQT; via the coding sequence ATGCCTAAACTTCGCACTCATCGCGCGTCGGCCAAGCGGTTTCGCATGACCAAGACCGGCAAGATCGTGCGGCCGCATGCCCAAAAGAGCCACCTGCTCGGTCACAAGAGCCCGCGCCGGAAGCGGCAGTACAGCAAGCTGCTGGTGTTGACCGGCAAGGATGCTCGGCGCCTGCGCCGCGCGGCCCCCTACATGAAGGACCAGACCTGA
- a CDS encoding CvpA family protein: MDFLDLIIVCILFLNISLGWAFGLVRRIVAFAGLFAGVGAATLTSANTSTYIATTFGITSALWAHVITYTVIVTLAIVLFEVLGAVYQRYLDAMIAPAFDRVTGLLAGAVVGAFEVTVMLIVGIGLVNAKLPGGYAYPPAFLTAQDWFNGSLLAPHFYAFEPLTRTIFSLVLPSSISSYFTQLLSH; this comes from the coding sequence ATGGACTTCCTGGACCTGATCATCGTCTGCATCCTGTTTCTGAACATCTCGCTCGGCTGGGCGTTCGGGCTGGTGCGGCGGATCGTCGCCTTTGCCGGACTCTTCGCCGGCGTGGGCGCAGCCACCCTGACGAGCGCGAACACGTCCACCTACATCGCCACCACGTTCGGCATCACCTCGGCCCTCTGGGCCCACGTCATCACCTACACCGTGATCGTGACCCTCGCGATCGTCCTCTTCGAGGTGCTCGGCGCGGTCTATCAGCGCTACCTCGATGCCATGATCGCACCGGCATTCGACCGGGTCACCGGGCTGCTGGCGGGCGCGGTCGTGGGCGCGTTCGAGGTGACCGTCATGCTGATCGTCGGGATTGGCCTGGTCAACGCGAAGCTGCCGGGCGGCTACGCTTACCCGCCGGCGTTCCTGACGGCCCAGGACTGGTTCAACGGTTCACTGCTGGCTCCGCACTTCTACGCCTTCGAGCCACTGACGCGGACGATCTTCTCGCTCGTGCTGCCCAGCAGCATCAGCAGCTACTTCACCCAGCTTCTGAGCCACTAG
- the thrS gene encoding threonine--tRNA ligase, whose product MSQDLETLRHSTAHVMAAAVLDLFPGTEIGIGPATDEGFYYDFAFKDRLLPEALPRIEARMREIIKQAPPFVKEEIPRAEAVALFQRLHQPLKVELIADKVTEATARVYRTGDFVDLCLGPHVANAGQLGAFRLLSIAGAYWKGSEKNQQLTRIYGTALPTEAELEKHLKMLEEAAKRDHRKLGKDLDLFLVDEMVGRGLPLLTPRGTAVRRQMEEFILRLERRQGYQHVKTPDIARLEIYKISGHFERYRESMYAPSEMEDEEWQLRPMNCPHHIRVFQRKAYSFRDLPVRLAELGTVYRYEKSGEVSGLIRVRAFTINDAHIFCRPDQLNEEFERVIELILQVYRAFGIKDFHFRLSLRDDVSNKWMGDPAVWERAQDAAREALRASGHPFVEAPGEAAFYGPKLDVQIKDAIGREFSLSTNQIDFLMPERFGLEYVTSEQSMARPVMIHRAPIGSMERFMAYLIETYAGAFPVWLAPVQLVFIPIADRHLEAVGKLADRFRQRDLRVEVDGRSERMQAKIRDAQLQKTPYMAVVGDKELEAGALNIRRREGGEQESVGTDDFLARLEREAQLPLE is encoded by the coding sequence ATGAGTCAAGATCTGGAAACCCTGCGCCATTCGACCGCGCACGTGATGGCGGCCGCCGTCCTGGACCTCTTTCCCGGCACCGAAATCGGTATCGGTCCGGCCACCGACGAGGGTTTCTACTACGACTTCGCCTTCAAGGATCGGCTCCTCCCCGAGGCTCTGCCACGGATCGAGGCAAGGATGCGCGAGATCATCAAGCAGGCTCCGCCCTTCGTGAAGGAGGAGATCCCGCGAGCGGAGGCGGTCGCGCTCTTCCAGCGGCTGCACCAGCCGCTCAAGGTCGAGCTGATCGCCGACAAGGTCACCGAGGCGACGGCGCGCGTCTATCGGACCGGCGACTTCGTCGACCTCTGTCTGGGTCCGCACGTCGCGAACGCCGGCCAGTTGGGCGCCTTCCGTCTGCTCTCCATCGCCGGCGCGTACTGGAAGGGGAGTGAGAAGAACCAACAGCTCACCCGCATCTACGGCACCGCGTTGCCGACCGAGGCGGAGCTCGAGAAGCACCTGAAGATGCTCGAGGAAGCCGCCAAGCGCGACCACCGCAAGCTGGGCAAGGACCTCGACCTGTTCCTGGTCGACGAAATGGTCGGTCGTGGGCTGCCCCTGTTGACCCCCAGGGGCACGGCCGTCCGCCGCCAGATGGAGGAATTCATTCTGCGGCTGGAACGACGCCAGGGTTACCAGCACGTCAAGACACCGGACATCGCCCGTCTCGAGATCTACAAGATCAGCGGGCACTTCGAACGCTACCGGGAGTCGATGTACGCCCCGTCCGAGATGGAGGACGAGGAGTGGCAGCTCCGGCCGATGAACTGTCCCCATCACATCCGCGTGTTCCAGCGGAAGGCCTACAGCTTCCGGGACCTGCCGGTGCGCCTTGCCGAGCTGGGGACGGTGTACCGCTATGAGAAGTCTGGTGAGGTCTCCGGCCTGATCCGGGTCCGCGCCTTCACCATCAACGACGCCCACATCTTCTGCCGTCCCGATCAGCTCAACGAGGAGTTCGAGCGGGTGATCGAGCTGATCCTGCAGGTGTACCGGGCGTTCGGCATCAAGGACTTTCATTTCCGGCTCTCCCTTCGCGATGACGTCAGCAACAAGTGGATGGGGGACCCCGCCGTATGGGAGCGCGCCCAGGACGCCGCCCGCGAGGCCCTGCGCGCCTCCGGCCATCCGTTCGTCGAAGCGCCAGGGGAGGCCGCCTTCTACGGACCGAAGCTGGACGTCCAGATCAAGGACGCGATAGGTCGCGAATTCTCGCTCTCGACCAATCAGATCGACTTCCTGATGCCGGAGCGCTTCGGCCTGGAGTATGTGACCTCCGAGCAATCCATGGCGCGACCGGTGATGATCCACCGAGCCCCGATCGGCTCGATGGAGCGCTTCATGGCCTACCTGATCGAGACGTACGCCGGCGCCTTCCCCGTCTGGCTGGCTCCGGTGCAGCTCGTCTTCATCCCGATCGCCGACCGGCACCTGGAGGCCGTCGGCAAGCTCGCCGATCGGTTTCGGCAGCGCGACCTGCGAGTCGAGGTGGACGGGCGGAGCGAACGCATGCAAGCAAAGATCCGCGACGCGCAGCTGCAGAAGACTCCTTACATGGCCGTCGTCGGCGACAAGGAGCTGGAAGCGGGCGCCCTCAACATCCGGCGGCGTGAGGGCGGCGAGCAGGAGTCGGTCGGGACCGACGACTTCCTGGCGCGGCTCGAGCGGGAAGCGCAGCTTCCGCTGGAGTGA
- the infC gene encoding translation initiation factor IF-3, translating into MNDQIRAAEVRVIDDRNEQLGVLPIDRAKALAIEREMDLVEVAPQAQPPVARIMDYGKFKFESIKKEKDGRRKHNVIKVKEMKLRPKIGEHDFQTKFHAVKSFLEEGDKVKLTIMFRGREMVHQDIGKKLLDRMALELKTISTVERMPLLEGRNMIMILAPAGAAAAAQAPPPPQAQARTN; encoded by the coding sequence ATCAACGACCAGATCCGCGCCGCCGAAGTCCGCGTCATCGACGATCGGAACGAACAATTGGGTGTCCTGCCGATCGACCGCGCCAAAGCGCTGGCCATCGAGCGGGAGATGGACCTGGTGGAGGTCGCTCCGCAGGCACAGCCACCGGTGGCTCGGATCATGGATTACGGCAAATTCAAATTCGAGAGCATCAAGAAAGAGAAAGATGGGCGCCGCAAGCACAACGTCATCAAGGTCAAAGAAATGAAACTCCGTCCCAAGATCGGCGAGCATGACTTTCAGACGAAGTTCCATGCTGTCAAGTCCTTCCTCGAAGAGGGGGACAAGGTCAAGTTGACGATCATGTTCCGCGGCCGCGAGATGGTGCACCAGGACATCGGCAAGAAGCTGCTCGACCGGATGGCGCTCGAACTGAAGACCATCAGCACGGTCGAGCGGATGCCGTTGCTCGAAGGGCGAAACATGATCATGATCCTGGCTCCGGCTGGCGCAGCGGCGGCCGCTCAAGCGCCGCCCCCGCCTCAAGCCCAGGCACGGACGAATTAA
- a CDS encoding threonine/serine dehydratase, translating to MAVEAELLSLADIRAAADRIQPHVVKTPTLSGEALAGAGVWLKAENLQRTGSFKVRGAVNAVLQLSPEQRDRGVITLSAGNHGLALAYAAQVVGTRCVVVVREDAPITKLEAIRRYGAEIVFTPLAQWQERLEAEQRARDLHLVHPFDDPAVVAGQGTVGLEFLAAVPDVRTVVVPIGGGGLISGIAVAVKQQRPATRIIGVEPEQAPCVSESLAAGHPVVPSRLDTVADGLAAPYTRPFTLALIQRYVDEVRTVSDAAIIEALKLIALGAKLVVEPAGAAAMAALLADRPIQRPVVIILSGGNLDGPRLSAWLAT from the coding sequence ATGGCAGTCGAAGCCGAGCTGCTCTCCCTGGCGGACATCCGCGCCGCCGCCGATCGGATTCAGCCCCATGTCGTGAAGACGCCGACCCTGTCCGGCGAGGCGCTTGCGGGTGCGGGCGTTTGGCTGAAGGCCGAGAACTTGCAGCGGACCGGCTCCTTCAAGGTGAGGGGTGCCGTCAATGCCGTCCTGCAGCTGAGTCCCGAGCAGCGTGACCGTGGCGTCATCACGCTGTCCGCCGGAAACCACGGTCTGGCGCTGGCCTACGCGGCGCAGGTGGTCGGGACCCGGTGCGTCGTCGTTGTCCGGGAAGACGCGCCGATCACCAAGCTCGAGGCAATCCGCCGCTACGGCGCAGAGATCGTTTTCACACCGCTCGCGCAATGGCAGGAACGCCTGGAGGCCGAACAGCGCGCCCGTGATCTTCACCTCGTCCACCCGTTCGACGACCCGGCCGTCGTAGCCGGGCAAGGCACCGTCGGCCTCGAGTTCCTGGCGGCGGTCCCCGACGTTCGCACGGTGGTCGTCCCGATCGGCGGCGGTGGCTTGATCTCGGGCATCGCCGTCGCCGTCAAGCAGCAGCGCCCGGCGACCCGCATCATCGGCGTCGAGCCCGAGCAGGCCCCCTGCGTGAGCGAGAGCCTCGCCGCTGGTCACCCGGTCGTGCCATCGCGGCTGGACACCGTCGCCGATGGCCTGGCGGCGCCCTACACTCGACCATTTACCCTGGCGCTGATTCAGCGCTACGTCGACGAGGTGCGCACCGTTAGCGACGCGGCGATCATCGAGGCGCTCAAGCTCATCGCCCTCGGCGCCAAGCTGGTCGTGGAGCCCGCCGGGGCAGCCGCGATGGCGGCGTTGCTAGCCGACCGCCCGATCCAGCGGCCGGTTGTCATCATCCTGAGCGGTGGCAACCTCGACGGCCCGCGACTCAGCGCCTGGCTCGCGACATGA
- a CDS encoding DNA-3-methyladenine glycosylase, translating into MALTTPRLPRRFFARDPVVLARDLLGRVLFYKTPEGLLAGRIVETEAYTGDADAASHAFRGRTPRNAVMFGPAGYAYVYFTYGMHYCLNVTAELPGTAGAVLLRALEPLAGVEIMRARGDRGPEARLLSGPGKIGRAFGLTLTDDGRDFTRGPLGLAAGSPVPDRDVARSRRIGISRAIDLPYRFAVLGSRSVSGPKGASR; encoded by the coding sequence GTGGCCCTGACGACCCCGCGCCTGCCGCGCCGGTTCTTTGCCCGCGACCCGGTGGTGCTGGCTCGGGACTTGCTCGGGCGCGTGTTGTTCTACAAGACGCCGGAGGGGTTGCTGGCCGGCCGCATCGTCGAGACCGAGGCGTACACGGGCGACGCCGACGCCGCATCGCACGCGTTCCGCGGTCGCACCCCTCGTAATGCGGTGATGTTCGGCCCGGCCGGCTATGCCTACGTCTACTTCACATACGGGATGCACTACTGCCTCAACGTCACGGCGGAGCTTCCCGGCACCGCTGGCGCCGTGCTCCTTCGGGCCCTGGAGCCCCTTGCCGGAGTCGAGATCATGCGAGCCCGCGGCGATCGGGGGCCGGAAGCGCGGCTGCTGAGCGGCCCCGGAAAGATCGGCCGCGCCTTCGGCCTGACCCTTACGGACGATGGCCGCGACTTCACCCGCGGGCCACTAGGACTCGCTGCCGGTTCGCCCGTGCCCGATCGGGACGTGGCCCGATCACGGCGGATCGGCATTTCGCGAGCCATCGATCTGCCCTATCGTTTCGCGGTGCTCGGCAGCCGCTCGGTGTCGGGCCCTAAGGGAGCGTCACGGTGA
- the rplT gene encoding 50S ribosomal protein L20, producing MPRVKRSVPARRRHKKILSLAKGFRMTHRTLFRPANEAVLHALEYAYRDRRARKRDMRKLWIARINAASRSQGMPYNQFMHGLKLAGVNINRKMLADLAVRDTASFSELVSVARGGPKA from the coding sequence ATGCCTCGCGTAAAGCGAAGCGTTCCCGCCCGCCGGCGTCACAAGAAGATCCTCAGCCTCGCCAAGGGCTTCCGCATGACGCACCGCACGCTCTTCCGGCCGGCCAACGAGGCGGTGCTCCATGCGCTCGAGTACGCCTATCGCGACCGCCGCGCGCGGAAGCGCGACATGCGCAAGCTCTGGATTGCCAGGATCAACGCGGCGTCGCGCAGCCAGGGGATGCCATACAACCAGTTCATGCACGGCCTAAAACTCGCCGGCGTCAACATCAATCGCAAGATGCTGGCGGATCTGGCGGTTCGCGATACGGCGTCCTTTAGCGAACTGGTTTCCGTCGCCCGTGGCGGCCCGAAGGCGTGA
- the pheT gene encoding phenylalanine--tRNA ligase subunit beta: protein MLISLNWLKEFVDISVDVETLAERLTLAGNEVAGIAQQEVDFDGVIVAEVKRLRPLPGSTKNQIVGVTTGAAVVEVVSGAWNIAVGDRVPYATLGSRLGDRRIETKTFLGFPSAGMLCSAIELGLGEDAAGIMVLDPGAVPGQDLHELYPRDTILELEIKSNRPDLLCHLGIAREVGAIFNLPVREPKIVKARTNGAPELVRIDAADGCRRFVGRLITGVTVAPSPPWMQARLRAAGVRPISNVVDITNYVMLETGQPMHAFDYRRLKDGRIVVRRARDGEELAGLDGKTRRLTSGDMVVADTERAQGIAGIIGGAPSAVQPGTTDIFLEAANWEPRSIRRTARVLGLRTEASSRFEKGLSPALSLPAVERAATLVTELAGGTPTTSTDVYPHPLKPITIEVGAERIERVLGVSVELGEAASILQRLRFKVENTNRVLRAQPPEFRLDCAIPEDLVEEIGRIYGYDRVPSTLPGARIPVRDLYGRGDADETAREVLAGRELDEAVTSSMVSAEGTLEIAMPVAAPALVKVKNPMAENRDALRRSLLPGLLEALAFNARQDQGGARLFELGSVFWKNTSTAVDESMVLALAAHVPAGGADAAVAELRAMQATLATLRDRFAMPSTDFKQAEFADSDRGRFAGFHQGRTGEVVEDSEPIGVVGEVHPQVLARLGLPGRVVVAEVLFDRFSAGGRQTPQARPLPRFPGVRRDLTVVIRGKIAASAVLQVIRELGGYTLRDISMVSEYQGPQLEAGARSLSFRLHYQADDRTLLNEEVAAVQQRIIDGLRSRLGAEVRS from the coding sequence ATGCTGATTTCACTCAACTGGCTCAAGGAATTCGTGGACATCTCGGTCGATGTCGAGACGTTAGCCGAGCGACTGACCCTCGCCGGAAATGAGGTCGCGGGGATCGCTCAGCAAGAGGTCGACTTCGATGGCGTCATCGTCGCCGAGGTCAAGCGCCTGCGGCCGCTTCCTGGATCGACGAAGAACCAGATCGTAGGCGTGACCACTGGCGCCGCGGTGGTGGAGGTGGTCTCCGGCGCGTGGAATATCGCCGTCGGCGACCGGGTGCCGTATGCGACGCTTGGGTCGCGCCTTGGCGACCGCCGCATCGAAACCAAGACCTTTCTCGGCTTCCCGTCGGCCGGCATGCTCTGCTCCGCGATCGAGCTCGGCCTGGGTGAGGACGCCGCGGGGATCATGGTCCTCGACCCCGGGGCTGTGCCCGGCCAAGATCTCCACGAGCTCTACCCGCGCGACACCATTCTCGAGCTCGAGATCAAGTCGAACCGCCCCGACCTGCTCTGCCATCTGGGCATCGCGAGAGAGGTTGGTGCCATCTTCAATCTCCCGGTGCGCGAGCCGAAGATCGTAAAGGCGCGCACCAACGGGGCGCCAGAGCTGGTCCGCATCGACGCCGCCGACGGTTGCCGCCGGTTCGTCGGCCGACTGATCACCGGAGTGACGGTCGCGCCCTCGCCCCCCTGGATGCAGGCGCGGCTCCGGGCCGCCGGCGTCCGGCCGATCAGCAACGTCGTCGACATCACGAATTACGTGATGCTCGAAACCGGCCAGCCGATGCATGCCTTCGATTACCGGCGTCTCAAGGATGGGCGGATCGTGGTCCGGCGGGCTCGCGACGGTGAGGAACTGGCCGGCCTCGATGGGAAGACGCGGCGGCTGACGTCCGGCGACATGGTCGTGGCCGATACCGAGCGGGCGCAGGGGATCGCCGGCATCATCGGTGGCGCCCCCAGCGCCGTCCAGCCGGGGACGACCGACATCTTCCTCGAGGCCGCCAACTGGGAGCCGCGGTCGATTCGGCGGACGGCACGCGTGCTAGGCCTGCGCACCGAAGCCTCGTCGCGCTTCGAAAAGGGGTTGAGCCCGGCGCTCAGCCTCCCCGCGGTCGAGCGGGCGGCGACCCTGGTCACGGAACTGGCGGGTGGAACGCCGACGACATCGACCGACGTCTATCCCCACCCGCTCAAGCCGATCACGATCGAGGTGGGCGCCGAGCGCATCGAGCGTGTCCTCGGCGTGAGTGTCGAACTCGGGGAGGCTGCCAGTATCCTGCAGCGCCTTCGCTTCAAGGTGGAGAACACCAACCGCGTGTTGCGCGCACAGCCGCCAGAGTTCCGCCTCGACTGCGCGATTCCCGAGGACCTGGTCGAAGAGATTGGCCGCATTTACGGCTACGACCGGGTCCCGAGCACCCTACCCGGAGCTCGCATCCCCGTCCGCGACCTGTACGGGCGAGGGGACGCCGACGAGACCGCGCGCGAGGTGCTTGCCGGTCGCGAGCTCGATGAGGCCGTGACCAGCAGCATGGTCAGCGCGGAGGGGACGCTCGAGATCGCGATGCCCGTGGCAGCTCCAGCCCTGGTGAAGGTCAAGAACCCGATGGCCGAGAACCGCGACGCGCTGCGTCGCAGCCTGCTGCCCGGCCTCCTCGAGGCGCTGGCCTTCAACGCTCGCCAGGACCAGGGAGGCGCACGCCTCTTCGAGCTCGGCTCCGTCTTCTGGAAAAACACGTCGACTGCAGTCGACGAGTCGATGGTGTTGGCCCTCGCGGCCCATGTTCCGGCCGGGGGCGCCGACGCCGCGGTCGCCGAACTACGCGCCATGCAGGCGACGCTCGCGACCCTGCGAGACCGTTTCGCAATGCCATCGACCGACTTCAAACAAGCCGAGTTCGCCGACTCGGATCGGGGGAGGTTTGCCGGTTTCCACCAGGGACGCACCGGTGAGGTCGTCGAGGACAGCGAGCCCATCGGGGTCGTGGGGGAGGTCCACCCGCAGGTCCTGGCCCGGCTTGGCCTTCCCGGCCGGGTGGTGGTGGCGGAGGTTCTCTTCGACCGCTTTTCGGCGGGTGGGCGACAGACGCCGCAAGCCCGGCCGTTGCCGCGTTTTCCGGGGGTCCGGCGGGACCTTACGGTCGTGATTCGGGGCAAGATCGCGGCCAGCGCGGTGCTGCAAGTTATCCGGGAGCTGGGCGGTTACACGTTGCGGGACATCTCTATGGTGAGCGAATACCAGGGGCCCCAGCTGGAGGCTGGTGCCCGCAGCCTGTCATTCCGCCTGCATTACCAGGCCGACGACCGGACCCTCTTAAACGAGGAGGTCGCCGCGGTTCAGCAGCGCATCATCGACGGCCTCAGATCGCGCTTGGGGGCCGAGGTGCGGTCCTGA